From the genome of bacterium, one region includes:
- a CDS encoding right-handed parallel beta-helix repeat-containing protein, whose protein sequence is MGRKRELAVSVLVCLVLLGPGFAGQMPCAFGRDLRIPRDYPRIQEAIDASSPGDRIMVAEGNYPEQVRLKAGITLEGGWNKQFTQRDWKKYPTVIDVKGKNGWAIFAASDTVLDGFIVQNATQVKTEKEEYGSGIYCLSAQQVIIRNNTFRQNEPSGIYAGDSQVTIIGNHILNNVKAGIHLEKGSTLVVQSNIIEGNKEAGISSLSKVPNRIEVFGNRVFRNGRGGIDCQNATGKVYNNIVYENKEAGIRGCISPLEVINNTVVRNGQAGVSMDDQSREITIKNNILVFNAESGISSAQRGYSHNLLFANTGEEYCDPNLLPCIRSQHAGYEDEESYRKIGQIIANPRFVDPNSHDYHLLPGSPAIDAGDSNPIYADKNFPPSLGSERNDMGAYGGPYTVAEERNKTNRAPLPKAEISSPLFAGDTVRLDASASQDPDGDMLKYEWALLSAPSGSTAKIFRSDRPKTTFQADRAGEYRISLKLVDRWGASGETTLVAKVQKNHPPTAYAGEDLESVSMGDTIKLSGDVSSDDDGDPLTYRWQFAARPQKSQARLSDPSSASPSFTVDQPGCYLLQLMVNDGQTDSQPDEIVINTVYASPDKIRHVPAQYPTIQSAVDAAQPGDTVLVQAGTYRENVYIDKLLNLKGVNWPVIDGGGKPGNVDTVKIDSLGEQAGRIEGFVITGGGSGPLAHGLSSWDSSPTICNNQFTGNLNNGIGLHGRRLLSEKAQVYGNIVYGNKGGIGNGRGGCAHIHHNYVFRNSVFGIGCRGFSAPRIEHNHIFENDIGVGMREVSSPQIVGNLIYHNKRGITLSPVSTVKASKGEDILIYNNLIFQNREIGLSVTSFNLSRVMIINNTIDSNGREKPSRRAGGIILGWPWPATFEAVIQNNVITNNTGAGILNYPGPQDLRGTGDAVQAAQGETKEPARLGGAKVALARNNLWNNTENYSGCLTGDGDISQDPIFAAQGRQPWEQYFLSQTDAGQSQNSPCVNAGLASTTAAPYLAGHTTRVDLQPDTAGPDLGFHYFPADCGQDLPSLVREKLEGQAK, encoded by the coding sequence ATGGGCAGGAAAAGAGAGCTCGCTGTCAGTGTTTTAGTCTGTCTTGTATTGCTCGGCCCGGGTTTTGCCGGGCAAATGCCTTGTGCCTTTGGCCGCGATTTGCGCATTCCTCGGGACTATCCCCGCATCCAGGAGGCAATTGATGCATCTTCTCCGGGAGACCGGATTATGGTAGCTGAGGGAAACTACCCGGAGCAGGTCCGGCTGAAAGCGGGAATTACTCTGGAAGGGGGCTGGAACAAGCAGTTTACCCAGAGGGACTGGAAAAAATACCCGACCGTCATCGATGTCAAGGGGAAGAATGGATGGGCGATCTTTGCCGCCAGCGATACGGTTTTAGATGGCTTTATCGTTCAGAACGCGACCCAGGTGAAGACGGAAAAAGAGGAGTACGGCAGCGGCATTTACTGCCTTTCAGCGCAGCAGGTAATCATCCGGAACAATACCTTTCGGCAGAATGAGCCCAGCGGGATATATGCGGGCGACAGCCAGGTAACCATCATCGGAAACCACATTCTGAACAATGTCAAGGCCGGGATACATCTGGAGAAAGGATCGACCCTGGTCGTTCAATCAAATATTATCGAGGGCAATAAGGAGGCGGGGATTTCCTCATTAAGTAAGGTCCCTAACCGGATCGAGGTCTTCGGGAACCGGGTTTTCCGCAATGGCCGGGGCGGCATCGACTGCCAGAATGCTACCGGGAAAGTTTACAACAATATTGTTTATGAAAATAAGGAGGCTGGTATCCGGGGCTGCATCTCTCCCCTGGAGGTGATCAACAACACGGTTGTCAGGAATGGGCAGGCCGGAGTATCCATGGATGACCAGAGCAGGGAGATTACCATAAAAAATAATATCTTAGTTTTCAACGCCGAGTCAGGGATCTCATCCGCTCAGCGAGGCTACAGCCATAACCTTTTATTTGCCAATACGGGAGAGGAATACTGCGACCCCAACCTTCTGCCCTGCATCCGCAGTCAGCATGCAGGATATGAGGATGAAGAGAGTTACCGGAAGATCGGACAGATCATCGCCAATCCCCGGTTCGTGGATCCCAACAGCCACGATTATCACCTTTTGCCCGGCTCCCCGGCCATCGACGCGGGAGACAGCAACCCCATCTATGCGGACAAAAATTTCCCCCCCTCCCTGGGTTCCGAGCGAAACGATATGGGTGCCTATGGCGGGCCTTACACCGTCGCAGAGGAGCGGAACAAAACGAATCGCGCCCCCCTGCCCAAGGCTGAAATCTCCTCCCCGCTCTTTGCCGGAGATACCGTCCGGCTGGATGCATCCGCAAGTCAGGACCCTGACGGTGATATGCTGAAATATGAGTGGGCTCTGCTCTCGGCACCTTCGGGGAGCACGGCCAAAATTTTCCGGTCCGACAGGCCGAAAACCACCTTTCAGGCGGACCGTGCGGGGGAATACCGGATCAGCCTGAAGCTCGTGGATCGATGGGGAGCCAGCGGAGAAACCACCCTGGTGGCCAAAGTCCAGAAGAACCATCCTCCCACCGCCTATGCGGGTGAGGATCTTGAATCGGTCAGTATGGGAGATACGATCAAACTGTCCGGTGATGTCAGCAGTGATGACGATGGGGACCCCCTTACCTACCGGTGGCAGTTTGCGGCCCGGCCCCAGAAGAGCCAGGCCCGGCTTTCCGATCCATCATCCGCCTCCCCCTCGTTTACGGTTGATCAGCCCGGCTGCTACCTCCTGCAGCTTATGGTAAACGATGGCCAGACAGACAGCCAGCCGGATGAAATCGTGATCAACACCGTCTATGCGTCGCCCGACAAGATCCGGCACGTACCGGCCCAGTACCCCACCATCCAGAGTGCCGTCGATGCAGCTCAACCGGGAGATACTGTCCTGGTCCAGGCTGGAACTTACCGGGAAAATGTCTATATCGACAAACTGCTCAACCTGAAAGGTGTCAACTGGCCGGTGATCGATGGAGGGGGTAAGCCGGGAAATGTGGACACGGTAAAAATTGACTCTCTGGGTGAGCAGGCCGGACGGATCGAAGGGTTTGTAATCACCGGCGGAGGCTCAGGCCCGCTGGCACATGGACTGAGCTCCTGGGACTCTTCCCCCACGATCTGCAATAATCAGTTTACCGGAAATCTCAATAACGGCATCGGGCTGCACGGCCGCAGGCTGCTGTCCGAAAAGGCGCAAGTCTATGGCAATATCGTCTATGGGAACAAAGGGGGCATCGGTAATGGACGGGGCGGCTGCGCCCATATTCACCACAACTATGTGTTCCGTAATTCGGTCTTCGGCATCGGCTGCCGGGGATTCTCCGCTCCCCGGATCGAGCATAACCACATCTTCGAAAACGATATCGGCGTCGGTATGCGAGAGGTTTCCTCACCCCAAATTGTCGGAAACTTAATTTATCATAACAAGCGCGGCATAACCTTAAGCCCGGTATCTACAGTCAAGGCTTCCAAAGGAGAGGATATCCTGATCTATAATAACCTGATCTTCCAGAATCGGGAGATCGGTCTGTCGGTTACTTCATTTAATCTCTCCCGGGTGATGATAATCAACAATACGATCGATTCCAATGGCCGGGAAAAACCGAGCCGCCGGGCAGGCGGCATTATCCTGGGGTGGCCCTGGCCAGCCACATTTGAAGCTGTAATCCAAAATAACGTCATCACCAATAACACGGGAGCAGGCATACTGAATTACCCTGGCCCGCAAGACCTGCGTGGAACAGGTGATGCGGTCCAGGCAGCCCAGGGAGAAACGAAAGAACCTGCACGGCTGGGAGGAGCAAAGGTCGCCCTTGCCCGCAATAACCTGTGGAACAATACCGAGAATTACTCCGGATGCCTGACCGGAGATGGAGATATCTCGCAGGACCCCATCTTTGCAGCCCAGGGCAGGCAGCCTTGGGAGCAATATTTCCTCAGCCAGACCGATGCCGGACAGTCGCAGAACAGCCCCTGTGTGAACGCAGGCCTTGCCAGCACTACCGCGGCCCCGTACCTGGCCGGACACACTACCCGCGTTGATTTACAGCCGGATACCGCCGGTCCGGACCTTGGCTTTCACTACTTTCCCGCTGATTGCGGCCAGGACCTGCCCTCTCTGGTCAGGGAAAAACTTGAGGGGCAGGCCAAATGA
- the nikB gene encoding nickel ABC transporter permease — MLLNYLAKRILWLFPSILGVVTLVFFLIHCIPGDPVDIMLGENAQAVDKQLLRHELGLDKPIIRQYFDFLTRVGKGDLGRSLHSQQPVLSLIMKKYPATLELMLAAILTALLISLPLGIICALKHYSLFDHAALLFSLIGVSMPNFWLGPLLIILFSLKLGWLPISGRDGIWHLVLPAITLGTSMSAILTRMVRSSMLDVLEEDYIVTARAKGLPYWKVILKHALKNALIPVITIVGLQIGALLTGSIITEMIFAWPGLGRLTIQAIYTRDYPLIQGCVLVVAMSYVLVNLLTDLSYTLIDPRIHYDYQK; from the coding sequence ATGCTTCTCAACTATCTGGCAAAGAGGATTCTCTGGCTGTTTCCCAGCATTCTTGGGGTAGTTACGCTGGTTTTCTTTCTCATTCACTGTATTCCCGGAGATCCGGTAGATATCATGCTGGGAGAAAATGCCCAGGCCGTGGATAAACAACTGCTGCGCCATGAGCTTGGCCTGGATAAACCGATCATCCGGCAATACTTCGATTTTCTCACAAGGGTGGGGAAAGGAGACCTTGGCAGGTCACTGCACTCACAGCAGCCGGTCTTGTCTCTGATCATGAAAAAGTATCCGGCGACCCTGGAGCTGATGCTGGCAGCTATCCTGACCGCCCTGCTGATTTCCCTTCCCCTCGGAATTATCTGTGCTCTGAAGCACTATTCCCTTTTCGACCATGCAGCCTTACTGTTCTCATTGATCGGGGTTTCCATGCCAAACTTCTGGCTCGGCCCTCTCCTGATCATTCTCTTCTCTCTGAAACTTGGCTGGCTGCCGATCTCCGGCAGGGACGGAATATGGCACCTTGTCCTTCCGGCCATTACCCTTGGCACATCCATGTCCGCTATCCTGACCCGGATGGTCCGCTCCAGTATGCTGGACGTTTTGGAGGAGGATTACATTGTTACCGCCAGGGCCAAGGGGCTGCCATACTGGAAGGTTATTCTGAAGCATGCCCTGAAAAATGCCCTTATTCCGGTCATCACTATTGTCGGGCTGCAAATCGGTGCCCTGCTGACCGGATCGATCATCACCGAAATGATTTTTGCCTGGCCAGGGCTCGGCAGGCTGACCATTCAGGCCATTTACACCAGGGACTATCCCCTGATCCAGGGGTGTGTTCTGGTCGTAGCCATGAGCTATGTCCTGGTAAATCTCCTCACGGACCTGTCGTATACTCTCATCGATCCCCGAATTCATTATGATTATCAAAAGTGA
- a CDS encoding HypC/HybG/HupF family hydrogenase formation chaperone, with amino-acid sequence MCIAVPCQIVAIHDSTAIVEIGGIRKEAWLDLLSEAQVGDYVIIHAGYAIQKLDAEDAEETLRLLRELANAEENDQ; translated from the coding sequence ATGTGTATCGCCGTTCCCTGTCAGATTGTAGCGATTCACGATTCGACGGCCATTGTCGAAATTGGCGGCATTCGCAAAGAGGCATGGCTGGACCTGTTGAGTGAAGCGCAGGTCGGAGATTATGTTATTATTCATGCCGGATACGCTATCCAGAAACTGGATGCCGAGGATGCCGAGGAAACCCTCCGCCTTCTGAGAGAATTGGCCAACGCTGAGGAAAATGACCAATGA